The Parashewanella tropica genome window below encodes:
- a CDS encoding TonB-dependent receptor codes for MRLNSLSALLVSMYAISNYAWAEADPVYEVIEVRGHVYKQDKVTEQAVTSPNYAIPTSDLADLLTSLPGANVNANGPISKIAQYRGLYGDRIATQVDGLTLAGAGPNSMDAPMSYASVLMTESIEMIRGIAPVSSGVDTLGGSLKVNTVNPDVGDQWAHVLGQFTDNGEQSQLGAITNLSWGEQAVLLHYEQAKGNDAVEDGAGRKIVPGEYDKQQFGAKYLIELTPEHKIMLSYGAVNTGNSASPALPMDIDFIDTDRYKVSGNSEFGWGEMNWHIGWQNARHGMSNSLLRPVKSPMMARYNRADSTGVDASVAFELEQWEFGLDFQQSVHDSLITNPNNPMMKVDNFKEVESQTLSAFAQWSETYGDHSWQLGTRVKQYHNDAGKVSHSMAMMNPNIKALMDKFNQADRSQSQTGVDLVAQWLYAQNDEINWRASLARKQSSPSYQQRYLWIPMQATGGLADGHTYIGNVDLKLETAYQLEFGVDLSSGPLNLAPRVFWQKIDNYVQGVTATDPKVKMVAKMMGDSQPLMFANTDAKLYGFDVEAQYRFNDNWQLAMISSYTRGKRTDIKDNLYRLAPLSGSVSLNYQHQNWRSQLIWRGAAKQDKVSNIQNEKATAGYGIMNVLAAYETDQWLIKAGVTNVFDKEYQNHLAGYNRVMGSDIAVGERLPGYGRQVWASLLYSF; via the coding sequence ATGCGATTAAATTCTTTAAGTGCCTTACTGGTTTCCATGTATGCGATTTCTAACTATGCTTGGGCCGAGGCCGATCCTGTTTATGAAGTGATTGAAGTTCGCGGTCATGTATACAAGCAAGATAAGGTTACCGAGCAAGCGGTTACTTCTCCTAATTATGCTATTCCCACCAGTGATTTGGCTGATCTCTTGACTTCTTTACCGGGTGCAAATGTGAACGCCAATGGACCCATTAGCAAAATTGCTCAATATCGTGGTTTGTATGGTGACCGTATTGCAACTCAAGTCGATGGCCTAACCTTGGCGGGCGCGGGCCCAAATAGCATGGATGCACCAATGAGTTACGCCAGTGTATTAATGACGGAATCCATTGAGATGATCCGAGGTATTGCCCCTGTCAGCAGTGGCGTGGATACCTTAGGTGGCAGCTTGAAGGTGAATACGGTTAACCCTGATGTGGGTGATCAGTGGGCGCATGTGCTGGGTCAGTTTACAGATAATGGCGAGCAATCACAGCTGGGGGCGATCACTAATTTGTCTTGGGGTGAGCAAGCAGTGCTATTGCATTATGAGCAAGCTAAAGGTAATGATGCTGTAGAAGATGGCGCGGGTCGTAAAATTGTTCCAGGTGAATACGATAAACAGCAATTTGGTGCAAAATATCTGATTGAGCTTACACCAGAGCATAAAATTATGCTTAGCTATGGCGCGGTCAATACGGGGAACTCAGCCAGTCCTGCACTGCCAATGGATATTGATTTTATCGATACCGATCGTTACAAGGTTTCAGGCAACTCTGAATTTGGTTGGGGAGAAATGAACTGGCATATCGGCTGGCAAAACGCCCGTCACGGTATGTCCAACAGCTTATTGCGTCCAGTCAAATCTCCAATGATGGCTCGCTATAACCGTGCTGACAGTACAGGTGTTGATGCCAGTGTGGCATTTGAACTTGAACAGTGGGAATTTGGCTTGGATTTTCAGCAGAGCGTTCATGATTCTTTGATCACCAACCCTAACAATCCAATGATGAAAGTGGATAACTTTAAAGAGGTCGAATCACAAACTCTCAGTGCTTTTGCTCAGTGGTCTGAAACCTATGGTGACCATAGCTGGCAGTTAGGTACTCGAGTTAAGCAGTACCACAATGATGCAGGGAAAGTCAGTCACTCTATGGCGATGATGAACCCGAATATTAAAGCCTTAATGGACAAGTTTAACCAAGCGGACAGAAGTCAGAGCCAAACAGGTGTTGATCTCGTTGCTCAGTGGTTATATGCGCAAAACGATGAAATTAACTGGCGTGCTAGCCTTGCCCGTAAACAATCCAGCCCAAGTTATCAGCAGCGATATTTGTGGATACCGATGCAAGCGACAGGTGGTCTCGCTGATGGGCACACCTACATTGGCAATGTTGATTTAAAGCTGGAAACCGCTTATCAACTTGAGTTTGGTGTTGATCTCAGTTCAGGGCCACTCAACCTTGCGCCAAGAGTGTTCTGGCAAAAGATTGATAATTATGTGCAAGGTGTCACTGCGACTGATCCTAAAGTCAAAATGGTGGCAAAAATGATGGGAGACAGCCAACCGTTAATGTTTGCGAACACAGACGCTAAACTCTATGGCTTTGATGTCGAGGCTCAATATCGATTTAATGATAACTGGCAGCTGGCGATGATCAGCAGTTACACTCGTGGTAAGCGTACCGATATTAAAGATAATTTGTATCGTTTGGCGCCACTTTCTGGCTCGGTATCGTTAAATTATCAACACCAAAATTGGCGTTCACAACTGATTTGGCGAGGAGCGGCTAAGCAAGATAAGGTATCGAATATCCAAAACGAAAAAGCCACAGCAGGTTATGGGATCATGAATGTACTTGCCGCTTATGAAACTGATCAGTGGTTAATCAAGGCGGGCGTAACCAACGTATTTGATAAGGAATACCAAAATCACCTTGCTGGCTATAACCGAGTGATGGGCAGTGACATTGCTGTTGGTGAACGTTTACCGGGTTATGGACGCCAAGTTTGGGCTTCTCTGCTTTATAGCTTTTAG
- a CDS encoding PEP-utilizing enzyme yields MCKHISGRDNNLSSKAQLHFCALFIATQTVDDFKQKLSKHEYSADFTKLYDEYITRFGCRGVKEIDIATPRMSENLPHIFNTLKQIDLEDNATLNVKKRSEAAYEQLLQIAREMGKEKRFVMLAKVYRDMNGYRDHPKYMYVVAVGLLRRKVLQLGNQWAREGRIDSAEQIFNLSVEQVSQAENDSNLQLMPLVEANIAPYAKVAHVKDWPRIIDSRGKIYRALPETKEGEIVGEAISLGIIKGRAKVLLDPYEKPLNKGEILVCKASEPSWAPVFINASGVVMEVGGPLQHGAIIAREYGLPCVSSVYDATKIIKDGDWIEVDGSDGIVRVVNEPNL; encoded by the coding sequence ATGTGTAAACACATTTCAGGACGGGACAATAATTTAAGCTCAAAGGCACAGCTACATTTCTGTGCCTTATTTATAGCAACCCAAACCGTTGATGACTTTAAACAGAAACTCAGCAAGCATGAGTACTCTGCCGATTTCACAAAATTATACGATGAATACATCACTCGCTTTGGCTGTCGAGGCGTCAAAGAAATTGATATTGCCACACCGAGAATGTCTGAGAACCTTCCTCATATTTTCAATACATTAAAACAAATCGACCTAGAAGATAATGCGACGTTAAACGTGAAAAAACGCAGTGAAGCCGCTTATGAACAACTGCTTCAGATCGCACGAGAAATGGGTAAAGAAAAGCGCTTTGTAATGCTAGCCAAGGTTTATCGTGACATGAATGGTTACCGCGACCACCCGAAATATATGTACGTTGTTGCCGTGGGACTGTTGAGACGAAAAGTCTTACAGTTAGGAAACCAATGGGCAAGAGAAGGGCGTATTGATAGTGCGGAGCAGATTTTTAACTTATCGGTTGAACAAGTTTCCCAAGCTGAGAATGACAGTAATTTACAACTTATGCCGTTGGTTGAAGCTAATATCGCGCCGTATGCCAAGGTTGCGCATGTCAAGGACTGGCCGAGAATAATCGATAGCAGAGGAAAAATTTATCGTGCACTTCCTGAAACCAAAGAGGGCGAAATTGTGGGAGAGGCAATCTCTCTTGGGATAATTAAAGGGCGTGCAAAAGTGTTACTCGACCCTTATGAAAAGCCGTTGAACAAAGGTGAAATTCTGGTTTGTAAAGCCAGTGAACCAAGCTGGGCTCCGGTGTTTATCAATGCATCTGGTGTAGTTATGGAAGTGGGAGGACCACTTCAACACGGAGCCATCATTGCCCGAGAGTACGGCTTGCCTTGTGTGAGCAGTGTTTACGATGCGACTAAAATCATCAAAGACGGTGATTGGATTGAGGTGGATGGTTCCGATGGCATTGTAAGAGTGGTAAATGAACCGAATTTGTAA